The following are from one region of the Stanieria cyanosphaera PCC 7437 genome:
- a CDS encoding SpoIID/LytB domain-containing protein, which translates to MIRRSFIVIFLGCLCGFEAVWSASVWANPLNLEVGIVQRLGAKPIDEKEEIIDELIIRSTADDQLTIKFLDQQQILKTKQAIVKVEYQSLAEPEISEQLVLNSHATFETAEADAQFWQTLGIKVEIVQPGRWQVWADRKVYPTPLIRRLLLKSLQVNGYKTPYLKTEVLSQIPQITVLIDGKKYHHNQVEVTTEKNLVQVSKTSKQSSATYLYGGNLRLQPNAYGSFTLVNQVPLETYLRGVVPYEIGTNAPIQAIAAQTILARTYALRNLRRFAADDYQLCATVHCQVYKGLTGVTSQTDSAIATTKGLVLTYKNELVDALYSSTNGGVTATFSDIWNGSQRPYLKSVIDSPGNIWDLSRYSLSDEATFRKFIDLKQGFNETGRGIFRWRKESKLQDLNRDLRKYLQKNNHPLANFKTIESMAVTERSQSGRILTLTVQTDQGVVELHKNEARSAFEPPRSTLFYLEPIYNQSQKLLGYTFVGGGFGHGVGLSQYGSYNLAQIGWSAEQILAFYFPGTKIEPLNDSIIFWRPL; encoded by the coding sequence ATGATTCGTCGTAGTTTTATTGTTATCTTTTTAGGTTGTTTGTGTGGATTTGAAGCAGTTTGGTCTGCTAGTGTTTGGGCTAATCCTCTCAATCTTGAAGTTGGCATCGTGCAAAGATTAGGGGCTAAACCAATTGATGAAAAAGAGGAAATTATTGATGAATTAATTATTCGTAGTACGGCTGACGATCAGTTAACTATAAAATTTTTAGACCAACAACAGATACTGAAAACTAAACAAGCAATAGTTAAAGTAGAATATCAATCTTTAGCTGAACCAGAAATTTCTGAACAGTTAGTTTTAAATAGTCATGCTACGTTTGAAACAGCAGAAGCTGATGCTCAATTTTGGCAAACTTTGGGAATTAAAGTCGAAATTGTGCAACCTGGACGTTGGCAAGTTTGGGCGGATAGAAAAGTTTATCCTACTCCTTTGATTCGTCGCTTATTATTAAAAAGTTTGCAAGTCAATGGTTATAAAACTCCTTATTTAAAAACAGAAGTTTTATCACAAATACCCCAAATTACTGTGTTGATAGATGGCAAAAAATATCATCACAATCAAGTAGAAGTTACTACTGAAAAAAACTTAGTTCAAGTTAGTAAAACTAGTAAACAATCTTCTGCTACTTATCTTTATGGCGGTAATTTACGACTTCAACCTAATGCTTATGGTAGTTTTACTTTAGTTAACCAAGTACCTCTAGAAACTTATCTGCGAGGAGTAGTTCCCTATGAAATAGGTACTAATGCACCAATTCAGGCGATCGCAGCACAGACTATTTTAGCGCGTACTTATGCTTTAAGAAATTTGCGTCGTTTTGCTGCTGATGATTATCAGCTTTGTGCGACGGTTCATTGTCAAGTATATAAAGGGTTAACAGGGGTTACTTCTCAAACCGACAGTGCCATAGCTACAACGAAAGGATTGGTGTTAACCTACAAAAATGAATTGGTAGATGCGCTTTATTCTTCTACTAATGGTGGGGTAACTGCTACTTTTAGTGATATTTGGAATGGTTCTCAACGTCCCTATCTTAAATCAGTGATCGATTCTCCTGGGAATATTTGGGATTTATCTCGTTATTCTTTGTCAGATGAAGCGACTTTTCGCAAGTTTATTGATTTGAAACAAGGATTTAATGAAACTGGTAGAGGCATTTTTCGCTGGCGTAAAGAAAGTAAACTGCAAGATTTGAATCGAGATTTACGCAAATATCTTCAAAAAAATAATCATCCTCTGGCTAATTTTAAAACTATTGAGTCAATGGCCGTCACCGAGCGATCGCAATCAGGCAGAATTTTGACTTTAACAGTTCAAACCGATCAAGGTGTAGTTGAGTTACATAAAAATGAAGCTCGTAGTGCTTTTGAACCGCCTCGTAGTACCTTATTTTATCTTGAACCTATTTATAATCAATCTCAGAAACTATTAGGGTATACCTTTGTAGGTGGTGGTTTTGGGCATGGAGTTGGTTTGAGTCAATATGGCTCTTATAATTTGGCTCAAATAGGTTGGTCTGCCGAACAAATTTTAGCTTTTTATTTTCCTGGAACTAAAATAGAACCTCTTAATGATTCAATTATTTTTTGGCGACCACTTTAA
- a CDS encoding hybrid sensor histidine kinase/response regulator, translating into MTGKAYLTNVFIRFQNSLASVKLKQIEKRKLMNNQDQPIELNDLWDDELIDLFDDTENMRQDEKSASINVAESEDYWSTTSDLPEESSLTNQSELSSEPLAFHDLDLDEELCDLKADSNPSESNINKIEQDSSPILNQANIDLNLEDLDLAENNLLELNNQLDWQDLEPEFSLTPASSTEQFKDLELQLNIESDLKELEQFNELEELLELDNNNQEIIVAHNLDDLEGIFEESLPTNTLGELDDLLEPSIANSYEPQIGSFAQSAPQVHSRSQNNQTFDQTMRVSVRKLDSLNNMIGELVVKRNRLEEDQERLRLFLDNLLNHIQSLGDVGARMHDLYEKSLLEGALLASRQQNQSTKAFSRRTQSGFLNSNSEQENNSDDELSALEMDRFTGFHLLSQDIVELIVRIREASSDIQFVVDETDKVTQSLRQVTIQLQEGINSSRMTPFGQTADRLPRAVRNISHQLKKQVELEIEGKEVLIDKMIVEHLYNPMTHLVNNAITHGIESPQERILQGKPATGKIKIRAFIQGNQTVISVSDDGAGIDSERVKAKAVEKNLLTWAQAQNLSQQEVYDLLFHAGFSTKDKADDFAGRGVGMDVVITDLKKIRGTINIESELGKGTTFTIRLPLVLSICKALTCSYNNTRIAFPIDGVEEAKEYPLNEIPTNSNGVKCISWNNTLLPFQSLSNLLSYNRQLSRTNIYGGSQTDEDTVSVIVLHSGDHLLAVQVDQVLGEQEIVIKQIEGPVPKPAGIAGATVLGDGTIIPIGDVLELIEIAQGKRTTEIGLNLWQTQTEKFQIPTEPVRSEPLVLVVDDSITVRELLTLSFNKLGYRVEQARDGQEGWDKLRNGLPCDMIFCDIEMPRMNGLELLSNLQKDEKLNLIPVAMLTSRGAEKHRKLATDLGAKAYLTKPYTEKELMDVAQRLIEINRANQAANSMVVNSKSTGISSSEPLTKAERTQPIVLIIDDSVTVRELLSMTFKKAGFQVEQARDGQEAWDKLQAGLDCDLAFCDIEMPRLNGLELLARLQEDEKLSALPVAMLTSRGAQKMRNIAAKRGAKGYFVKPYVEDALLDAAYKMINGEILLENINLDNLEPAEH; encoded by the coding sequence ATGACTGGTAAGGCTTATCTTACCAACGTTTTTATTAGATTTCAGAATTCTTTAGCATCGGTTAAGCTTAAGCAAATCGAAAAGAGAAAACTTATGAATAATCAAGACCAGCCTATAGAACTTAATGACCTCTGGGATGATGAATTAATAGATTTATTTGATGATACTGAAAATATGAGGCAAGATGAGAAATCTGCTTCAATCAATGTTGCTGAGTCTGAAGATTATTGGTCGACAACTTCGGACTTGCCAGAAGAATCTTCTCTGACTAACCAATCAGAATTAAGCTCAGAACCATTAGCCTTTCATGACTTAGATTTGGATGAAGAATTATGCGATCTAAAGGCTGACAGCAACCCTAGCGAATCAAATATCAATAAAATTGAACAAGATTCTTCCCCTATATTAAATCAAGCTAATATCGATTTAAATTTAGAGGATTTAGATTTAGCTGAAAATAATTTATTAGAACTAAATAACCAGTTAGATTGGCAGGATTTAGAACCAGAATTTTCGCTTACACCAGCATCATCAACTGAACAATTTAAAGATTTAGAACTTCAGTTAAATATTGAGTCAGATCTGAAAGAATTAGAGCAATTTAATGAGTTAGAAGAACTACTAGAATTAGACAATAATAATCAAGAAATAATCGTTGCTCATAATTTAGACGACTTAGAAGGTATTTTTGAAGAATCATTACCTACCAACACTTTAGGTGAACTAGACGATTTACTTGAGCCATCTATTGCCAACAGCTACGAACCTCAAATTGGTTCTTTTGCGCAATCTGCACCACAGGTGCATTCGAGGTCGCAAAATAATCAAACTTTCGATCAAACAATGCGGGTATCAGTTAGAAAACTAGACAGCCTCAACAATATGATTGGAGAGTTAGTAGTAAAACGTAACCGCTTAGAAGAAGACCAAGAACGTTTGCGTCTTTTCTTGGATAATTTGTTAAATCATATTCAATCTCTAGGGGATGTCGGTGCAAGAATGCACGACTTATACGAAAAATCCCTTCTAGAAGGTGCGTTGTTGGCTAGTCGTCAGCAAAATCAGTCCACTAAAGCTTTCTCTCGCAGGACTCAATCTGGTTTTCTCAATTCTAACTCTGAGCAAGAAAATAACAGCGACGATGAACTCAGTGCTTTAGAAATGGATCGTTTTACTGGGTTTCACTTACTTTCCCAAGACATTGTTGAATTAATTGTCCGTATTCGTGAAGCATCTTCTGATATTCAATTTGTGGTTGACGAAACCGATAAAGTAACTCAATCATTGCGACAAGTTACAATTCAACTACAAGAAGGAATCAATTCCTCGCGGATGACTCCATTTGGTCAAACCGCAGACCGTCTACCAAGAGCAGTACGCAACATTTCCCATCAGTTAAAAAAACAAGTCGAACTAGAAATAGAAGGTAAAGAAGTCTTAATTGACAAAATGATTGTTGAGCATCTTTATAACCCGATGACTCACTTAGTTAATAATGCTATTACGCACGGAATTGAATCTCCTCAAGAAAGAATTTTACAAGGAAAACCAGCAACGGGGAAAATTAAAATTCGTGCTTTTATTCAAGGAAATCAAACAGTAATTTCTGTCTCAGATGATGGGGCTGGGATTGATTCTGAACGAGTCAAAGCCAAAGCAGTTGAAAAAAATCTTTTAACTTGGGCGCAAGCACAAAACCTATCTCAACAAGAAGTATACGATTTGCTATTCCATGCTGGGTTTAGTACCAAAGACAAAGCTGACGACTTTGCTGGACGAGGCGTGGGTATGGACGTAGTTATTACCGACCTCAAAAAAATTCGCGGTACGATTAACATCGAATCAGAACTTGGTAAAGGAACTACTTTCACAATTCGTTTACCCTTAGTTCTCAGTATTTGTAAAGCTCTTACTTGTAGTTACAACAATACTAGAATTGCTTTTCCTATCGATGGAGTAGAAGAAGCTAAAGAATATCCTCTTAACGAAATTCCAACCAATAGCAATGGAGTCAAATGTATTAGCTGGAATAATACTTTATTACCTTTTCAATCTTTATCTAACTTGTTGTCCTACAATCGTCAACTTAGTAGAACAAATATTTACGGTGGCAGTCAAACCGACGAAGATACTGTTTCTGTAATTGTTTTACATAGTGGTGATCATTTATTGGCGGTTCAAGTAGACCAAGTTCTAGGAGAACAAGAAATAGTTATCAAACAAATTGAAGGACCAGTACCCAAACCAGCAGGGATTGCTGGAGCAACTGTATTAGGCGATGGGACAATTATTCCCATTGGCGATGTTTTAGAACTAATTGAAATTGCTCAAGGTAAAAGAACTACAGAAATTGGACTTAATCTCTGGCAAACTCAGACCGAAAAATTTCAAATACCTACTGAACCAGTCAGAAGTGAACCCTTGGTACTGGTGGTTGACGACTCAATTACCGTCCGAGAATTGCTTACTCTTAGTTTCAATAAATTAGGTTATCGTGTCGAACAAGCTAGAGATGGTCAAGAAGGCTGGGATAAACTTCGTAATGGTTTACCTTGTGACATGATTTTCTGTGACATCGAAATGCCCAGAATGAATGGATTAGAATTGCTTTCTAATTTACAAAAAGATGAAAAACTTAATTTAATTCCTGTGGCAATGCTGACCTCTCGCGGTGCAGAAAAACATCGAAAATTAGCTACAGATTTAGGAGCAAAAGCTTATTTAACTAAGCCTTATACCGAAAAAGAATTGATGGATGTGGCTCAACGTTTGATTGAAATTAATCGAGCTAATCAAGCTGCCAATTCGATGGTGGTCAACTCTAAATCTACTGGTATTAGTTCATCTGAGCCATTAACCAAAGCAGAAAGAACTCAACCAATCGTTTTAATTATTGATGATTCGGTAACAGTTAGAGAATTATTATCAATGACTTTCAAAAAAGCTGGTTTTCAAGTGGAACAAGCTAGAGATGGTCAAGAAGCATGGGATAAATTACAAGCTGGATTGGATTGCGATTTAGCTTTTTGTGACATAGAAATGCCGAGACTTAATGGTTTAGAGTTATTAGCTCGTTTGCAAGAAGACGAAAAACTTTCTGCTTTACCTGTGGCTATGTTAACTTCTCGCGGAGCGCAAAAGATGCGTAATATTGCTGCCAAAAGAGGAGCAAAAGGTTATTTTGTTAAACCCTATGTAGAAGATGCTTTATTAGACGCTGCGTACAAAATGATCAACGGAGAAATATTACTTGAAAATATTAATTTAGATAATCTCGAACCCGCAGAACATTAA
- the purU gene encoding formyltetrahydrofolate deformylase, with translation MTSPTATLLVSCPDRPGLVAKIANFIYSNGGNIIHADQHTDFTAGLFLIRIEWQLEGFLLPRDVIDTAFAAIAKPIEASWQLHFSDTIPRIAIWVTKQDHCLLDLLWRHQAQELPAQIALIISNHAHLESIAQQFKLDFYQFPITKDNKLEQEAKELELLQKYQIDLIVLAKYLQILSADFVAKFPNIINIHHSFLPAFPGANPYQRAYERGVKIIGATAHYVTADLDEGPIIEQEVVRVSHRDTVADLIRKGKDLERLVLSRAVRLHLQNRVLVYGNRTVVFS, from the coding sequence ATGACTTCTCCTACTGCAACCTTGCTTGTTTCTTGTCCTGATCGCCCTGGATTAGTAGCAAAAATTGCGAATTTTATTTATTCTAATGGTGGCAATATTATTCATGCCGATCAACATACAGATTTTACGGCAGGTTTATTTTTAATTAGGATTGAATGGCAGCTTGAAGGTTTTTTGTTACCCAGAGACGTAATTGATACAGCTTTTGCTGCGATCGCAAAACCCATTGAAGCAAGCTGGCAATTACATTTTTCTGATACTATTCCTCGGATTGCAATTTGGGTTACTAAGCAGGATCATTGTTTATTAGATTTACTCTGGCGACATCAAGCTCAAGAACTTCCTGCTCAAATAGCATTAATAATTAGTAATCATGCTCATTTAGAATCTATTGCTCAACAATTTAAGCTAGATTTTTATCAATTTCCGATTACTAAAGATAATAAATTAGAACAAGAAGCTAAAGAGTTAGAGTTACTTCAAAAATATCAAATAGATTTAATTGTCTTAGCAAAATATCTGCAAATTCTTAGTGCCGATTTTGTGGCTAAGTTTCCCAATATTATTAATATTCATCATTCATTTTTACCAGCTTTTCCTGGAGCAAATCCTTATCAACGCGCTTATGAAAGGGGAGTAAAAATTATTGGCGCAACTGCTCATTATGTCACTGCCGATTTAGATGAAGGACCTATTATTGAACAAGAAGTAGTTCGAGTTAGTCATCGTGATACTGTGGCAGATTTGATTCGTAAAGGTAAGGATTTAGAACGATTAGTTTTGTCTCGTGCTGTGAGATTGCATTTACAAAATCGAGTTTTAGTTTATGGTAATCGTACTGTGGTTTTTAGCTAA
- a CDS encoding YraN family protein, whose translation MNKIGELGEKFVAQWLETQGYQLYHHRWRCRWGEIDLIFLEKITSILVFVEVKTRSQKNWDANGLLAINHQKQHKLFLSAELFLAEHPQLINCPCRFDVALVSYQQKIGQANKFIFTLQDYIQAAFDFY comes from the coding sequence ATGAATAAAATTGGTGAATTAGGAGAAAAATTTGTTGCTCAATGGTTAGAAACCCAGGGTTATCAATTGTATCATCATCGTTGGCGTTGTCGTTGGGGAGAAATAGATCTAATTTTTTTAGAAAAGATCACTAGTATTTTAGTATTTGTAGAAGTCAAAACCCGTAGCCAAAAAAATTGGGATGCTAATGGATTATTAGCGATTAATCATCAGAAACAACACAAACTTTTTTTGAGTGCTGAATTATTTTTAGCAGAACATCCTCAGTTAATTAATTGTCCCTGTCGTTTTGATGTCGCATTAGTTAGCTATCAACAAAAAATAGGACAAGCAAACAAATTTATTTTTACTCTACAAGATTATATCCAAGCTGCTTTTGATTTTTATTAG
- a CDS encoding HAD-IA family hydrolase, with amino-acid sequence MTQPKVIFFDAVGTLFGVKGSVGEVYHQIALNFGVKTNPTDLNIAFLNSFKTAPPPIFTNASLPELSQQEYNWWYAIAKSTFTQVGVLEQFNNFDAFFAELYHYFATEQPWYIYPDVLPTLQKWQKRGVELGIISNFDTRIEQVIELLNLKTFFKTTTISSLVGAAKPDPKIFLTALSKHNCLPQQAWHIGDSFTEDYQGANQIGMKAFWLNRSEELSVRKNQLPNLNRLG; translated from the coding sequence ATGACACAACCAAAAGTAATTTTTTTTGATGCAGTAGGAACTTTATTTGGAGTAAAAGGAAGTGTAGGAGAAGTTTATCACCAAATCGCTCTTAATTTTGGAGTAAAAACTAATCCTACCGATTTAAATATCGCTTTTTTAAATAGCTTTAAAACAGCACCACCACCTATTTTTACTAATGCGTCATTACCAGAACTAAGCCAACAAGAATATAATTGGTGGTATGCGATCGCAAAATCAACTTTTACTCAAGTTGGTGTTTTAGAGCAGTTTAATAATTTTGACGCTTTTTTTGCCGAACTTTATCATTATTTTGCTACCGAACAACCTTGGTATATCTATCCAGATGTATTACCAACCTTACAAAAATGGCAAAAGCGAGGTGTAGAGTTAGGAATTATTTCTAATTTTGATACTCGAATAGAACAGGTAATTGAATTATTAAATTTAAAAACATTTTTTAAAACAACCACAATTTCTAGTTTGGTTGGTGCAGCTAAACCAGATCCTAAAATCTTTTTGACTGCTTTATCTAAACATAATTGTTTGCCTCAACAAGCTTGGCATATTGGTGATAGTTTTACAGAAGATTATCAAGGTGCTAATCAAATTGGCATGAAAGCATTTTGGTTGAACCGATCCGAGGAATTATCAGTCCGTAAAAACCAACTACCCAATTTAAATCGTCTGGGATAA
- a CDS encoding Hpt domain-containing protein — MDTASQQRILGYFIEEAKEHLQTLEQGILQLSTAVKDTEMVNEMFRAAHSVKGGAAMLGYSTIQKTAHRLEDSFKVLREHPVDVDQKLESLFLTGYDYLQDLIERLESSPNFRDEDALEILEQAESNFTLLQNYLKELLAGNQSGITTSEASINIAEEVKETLKEMLLLFKQPDSPTNRQQLQKLCQNLGRLAPEQTNWQNLVKTATVALANTKYPYNTVAQIVIKELKLCGDLLHSGQGEQIVPSNNLKQLAATATKTVPPGNVAQITIPVEPQAAAIAILKSFNKQQIAQIIKILSSQILDKK, encoded by the coding sequence TTGGATACGGCAAGTCAACAGAGAATTTTAGGCTATTTTATTGAAGAAGCAAAAGAACATCTGCAAACTTTAGAACAGGGGATTTTACAATTATCCACTGCGGTTAAAGATACGGAAATGGTTAATGAAATGTTTCGTGCTGCTCACTCAGTTAAAGGTGGTGCAGCGATGTTGGGATATAGCACTATTCAAAAAACTGCTCATCGTCTAGAAGATTCTTTTAAAGTGTTGCGGGAACATCCTGTCGATGTCGATCAAAAACTAGAATCTCTTTTTTTGACAGGATATGATTATTTACAAGATTTAATCGAAAGACTAGAAAGTTCTCCTAATTTTCGTGACGAAGATGCTTTAGAAATCCTCGAACAAGCGGAGTCCAATTTTACTTTATTGCAAAACTATTTAAAAGAATTATTGGCAGGAAATCAATCGGGAATAACTACTTCAGAAGCTTCAATCAATATTGCTGAAGAAGTCAAAGAAACTCTTAAAGAAATGCTGTTGTTATTTAAGCAACCCGATAGTCCAACAAATCGGCAACAACTGCAAAAATTATGTCAAAATTTAGGAAGATTAGCTCCTGAACAAACCAATTGGCAAAATCTGGTCAAAACCGCTACTGTAGCACTGGCGAATACTAAATATCCTTATAATACTGTTGCTCAAATTGTTATTAAAGAATTAAAACTCTGTGGTGATCTTCTTCATAGTGGACAAGGAGAGCAAATTGTCCCTAGTAATAATCTTAAACAATTAGCTGCCACTGCTACGAAGACAGTTCCTCCTGGTAATGTTGCTCAAATAACTATTCCTGTAGAACCTCAAGCTGCTGCGATCGCAATTCTTAAATCTTTTAATAAACAACAAATAGCTCAAATTATTAAAATACTTTCTAGTCAAATTTTAGATAAAAAATAA
- a CDS encoding cupin domain-containing protein, whose amino-acid sequence MLVQKLNQMEEFIAGDGTRLRELLHPDKQPIELRYSLAHAIVPVGQTSIPHALTTSEVYYLLSGKGEMHIEDETQLVEAGDAVYIPPNAKQYIHNCGDEPLIFICIVDPAWRKEDETVFSS is encoded by the coding sequence ATGCTGGTACAAAAACTCAATCAAATGGAAGAATTTATCGCTGGCGATGGTACTCGTCTGCGAGAGTTATTACATCCAGATAAGCAACCGATAGAATTACGCTACAGTTTAGCTCATGCAATTGTTCCTGTGGGACAAACTTCTATTCCCCACGCTTTAACAACTTCAGAAGTCTATTATCTCCTCAGTGGTAAAGGAGAAATGCACATTGAGGACGAAACTCAACTGGTAGAAGCTGGAGATGCAGTGTATATTCCTCCCAATGCCAAACAATACATTCATAATTGCGGTGATGAACCTTTAATTTTTATCTGTATTGTCGATCCAGCTTGGCGAAAAGAAGACGAAACGGTTTTTTCTAGTTAA
- the ygfZ gene encoding CAF17-like 4Fe-4S cluster assembly/insertion protein YgfZ, with translation MELLRQIQQEMGAILDSETQIPLSFGNDERALIAAKEEVVLCDRSNWGLLKLTGEDRLRYLHNQSTNNFNQLQPGQGCDTVFVTSTARTLDLATAYVTEDAVLVLVSPQRRQQLLEWLDRFIFPFDKVELSDISTEYAVFNLIGKQSDDFLTKLGLQSVINQPENSHQLVNFDNNIIRIAIGNGLALPGYTLIIPVAEAAACWSKLITIGVTPIGDRVWSQLRILQGRPIPDQELTEDYNPLEAGLWHAISFEKGCYIGQETIARLNTYKGVKQQLWGIKLTAPVNPGTLLILEGNKVGILTSCTNTSEGNFGLAYLRTKAGGIGLQVQVEDAKGEIIALPCLTHEYYS, from the coding sequence ATGGAATTATTACGTCAAATTCAACAAGAAATGGGAGCTATTTTAGACTCAGAAACTCAGATACCTTTAAGTTTTGGTAACGATGAACGTGCTTTAATAGCTGCCAAAGAAGAAGTAGTTTTATGCGATCGCTCTAACTGGGGTTTACTCAAATTAACTGGAGAAGATAGATTACGCTATCTTCATAATCAAAGTACCAATAATTTTAATCAGCTTCAACCTGGACAAGGTTGCGATACTGTTTTTGTCACTTCTACAGCAAGAACTTTAGATTTAGCTACAGCTTATGTAACTGAAGATGCAGTTTTAGTTTTAGTTTCTCCTCAACGTCGTCAACAATTACTTGAATGGTTAGACAGGTTTATTTTTCCCTTTGACAAAGTAGAATTGAGTGATATTTCTACTGAGTATGCTGTCTTTAATTTAATTGGTAAACAAAGCGATGATTTTCTAACCAAATTAGGACTTCAATCTGTTATTAATCAACCAGAAAATAGCCATCAATTAGTTAACTTTGATAATAATATCATTAGAATTGCCATCGGTAATGGTTTAGCTTTACCTGGATATACGTTAATTATTCCTGTTGCTGAAGCTGCTGCTTGCTGGTCTAAATTAATTACAATCGGTGTAACTCCGATAGGCGATCGCGTTTGGTCACAATTACGAATTTTACAAGGAAGACCAATTCCCGATCAAGAATTAACAGAAGATTATAATCCTTTAGAAGCAGGTTTATGGCACGCTATTTCTTTTGAAAAAGGTTGTTATATTGGGCAAGAAACTATTGCTCGTTTAAATACCTATAAAGGTGTAAAACAACAACTTTGGGGTATAAAATTAACCGCACCAGTTAATCCAGGAACTCTTTTAATATTAGAAGGAAATAAAGTTGGAATTTTAACTAGCTGTACAAACACTTCTGAAGGTAATTTTGGGTTAGCTTATCTTCGTACTAAAGCAGGAGGAATAGGTTTACAAGTTCAAGTAGAAGATGCTAAAGGAGAAATTATTGCTTTACCTTGTTTGACTCATGAATATTATTCATAA
- the mnmE gene encoding tRNA uridine-5-carboxymethylaminomethyl(34) synthesis GTPase MnmE: protein MTITTGKTIVAIATAVVPQQGSIGIVRLSGEEAVNIARNLFDAPGKQLWESHRLLYGYIRHPDTKELVDEALLLLMLAPRSFTREDVVEFHCHGGIIPVQEVLKLCLEQGARLAQPGEFTLRAFLNGRIDLTQAESIAELVGAQSQAASVVALAGLQGKLAHPIRQLRATCLDILAEVEARIDFEEDLPPLNEDLIRQQLKDVLQQVKDILATANQGELLRNGIKVAIVGRPNVGKSSLLNAWSKCDRAIVTDLPGTTRDVIESSLVAGGIPIQVLDTAGIRDTFDTVEKIGVERSQKAAQSADLVLLTVDAEAGWTEEDQKIYLQVKHRPLILVINKVDLASPETIIYPQEIQQIVTTSAANQEGIDLLETAILASVQTGETTAANLELAINQRQAAALTQAKQSLEQVQETIKANLPLDFWTIDLRGAIQALGEITGEEVTESVLDRIFSRFCIGK, encoded by the coding sequence ATGACAATTACAACAGGAAAAACTATTGTTGCGATCGCGACAGCCGTTGTGCCTCAACAGGGTAGCATTGGTATTGTGCGTCTTTCGGGAGAAGAAGCGGTAAATATTGCCCGCAATTTATTTGATGCGCCTGGTAAACAGTTATGGGAAAGTCATCGTCTTCTCTACGGTTATATTCGTCATCCTGACACTAAGGAATTAGTGGATGAAGCTTTGCTGTTATTGATGCTTGCGCCTCGTTCTTTTACTCGTGAAGATGTGGTTGAGTTTCACTGTCATGGTGGTATTATCCCTGTACAAGAAGTGTTAAAACTTTGTTTAGAACAGGGAGCAAGATTAGCTCAACCAGGAGAATTTACACTCAGGGCATTTTTAAACGGTCGAATTGATCTGACTCAAGCCGAAAGTATTGCAGAATTAGTAGGAGCGCAATCTCAAGCTGCTTCGGTGGTTGCTTTAGCAGGATTACAAGGTAAACTGGCTCATCCGATCCGTCAGTTACGAGCTACTTGTTTAGATATTTTGGCAGAAGTAGAAGCCAGAATTGATTTTGAAGAAGACTTACCACCCCTGAATGAAGACTTAATTCGGCAACAACTCAAAGATGTTTTACAACAAGTCAAAGATATCCTTGCCACTGCCAATCAAGGAGAATTACTCAGGAATGGAATCAAAGTAGCAATTGTAGGTCGTCCTAATGTGGGAAAATCAAGTTTACTCAATGCTTGGAGTAAATGCGATCGCGCTATTGTCACGGATTTGCCTGGAACTACCCGTGACGTAATTGAATCGAGTTTAGTAGCTGGTGGGATTCCGATTCAAGTTTTAGATACCGCAGGAATTAGAGATACGTTTGATACAGTGGAAAAAATTGGCGTAGAGCGATCGCAAAAAGCAGCCCAATCAGCCGATTTAGTTTTACTAACAGTTGATGCTGAAGCAGGATGGACGGAAGAAGATCAAAAGATTTATCTTCAAGTTAAACATCGTCCCCTAATTTTAGTTATTAATAAAGTCGATTTGGCTTCCCCAGAAACAATCATTTATCCTCAAGAAATCCAGCAGATTGTAACTACTTCTGCTGCTAATCAAGAAGGAATCGATCTCTTAGAAACCGCAATTCTAGCATCGGTGCAAACTGGCGAAACTACCGCAGCTAATTTAGAGCTAGCCATCAATCAAAGACAAGCAGCAGCTTTAACTCAAGCCAAACAATCCTTAGAACAAGTTCAAGAAACCATCAAAGCAAATTTGCCTTTAGATTTTTGGACAATTGATTTAAGAGGAGCAATTCAAGCTCTAGGCGAAATTACGGGAGAAGAAGTTACAGAATCAGTTCTAGACCGTATTTTTAGCCGATTTTGCATCGGGAAATAG